A window of Streptomyces sp. NBC_01142 genomic DNA:
GGAGGTTGTTGCGGGCGATGGAGCGGCCCACCTCGACGGCGTCGTCCTCGGTCGCCGCGTTGATCACCTCGATACGGATGTCCTTGCTGGCGCCCTCGGCGTCGCCGATCAGCTGGCGGGCCAGGTCGTCGCAGACGGTCCGTACGGCCGCGGCGAACTCCTCGTACCGGGGGCTGATCCCGCTGGCCCCGGAGGCGAGCAGCAGAACGGTGTCGTTGGTGGACATGCAGCCGTCGGAGTCGACCCGGTCGAAGGTCTGCCGGGTGGCGTCGCGCAGGGCCTTGTCGAGAACCGCGGCGTCGAGGTCGGCGTCGGTGGTGAGGACCACGAGCATGGTGGCGAGGCCGGGGGCGAGCATGCCCGCACCCTTGGCCATGCCGCCGACGGTCCAGCCCTCGGCCTCGGCGACGGCGGTCTTGTGGACGGAGTCGGTCGTCTTGATGGCGATGGCGGCCTTCTCGCCGCCGTGCGCGGACAGTTCGGCTGCCGCCTTCTCCACTCCGGCGAGGACCTTGTCCATCGGGAGCAGCAGACCGATCAGACCGGTGGAGGCGACGGCGATCTCGCCGGCGCTGTGCCCGCCGAGGACCTCGGCGACATGCTCGGCCGTGGCATGGGTGTCCTGGAAGCCCTGGGGGCCCGTACAGGCGTTGGCGCCACCGGAGTTGAGGACGACTGCGGTGACGTCGCCGCCCTTGAGCACCTGCTCCGACCAGAGGACGGGCGCGGCCTTGACGCGGTTGGAGGTGAAAACGCCCGCGGCGGCGCGGCTCGGACCGTTGTTGACCACGAGGGCCAGGTCCGGGTTGCCGTTCTCCTTGATCCCGGCGGCAATGCCCGCCGCCGAGAATCCCTTGGCTGCCGTGACGCTCACGGTGCTACTCCGATCGTGGAAAGTCCGTTGTCCTCGGTGAGCCCGAGGGCGAGGTTCATGCTCTGCACCGCGCCACCTGCGGTGCCCTTGGTGAGGTTGTCGATGGCGCTGATCGCGATGATGCGGCCGGCGGCCTCGTCGTACGCGACCTGGATCTGGACGGCGTTGGAGCCGTAGACGGACGCGGTGGCGGGCCACTGCCCCTCCGGGAGCAGGTGGACGAACGGCTCGTCCTGGAGTGCCTTTTCGTAGGCTCCCCGCACGTCGTGCGCCGTCGTGCCCGGCCTGGCCTTCGCGCTGCATGTGGCGAGAATGCCACGGGCCATGGGCGCGAGGGTCGGAGTGAAGGAAACAGCGACCCGCTCCCCCGCCACAGCGCTCAGGTTCTGGATCATTTCGGGAGTGTGCCGGTGGCTGCCGCCGACGCCGTACGGGCTCATCGAGCCCATCACCTCGGAGCCGAGCAGATGCGGCTTGAGCGCCTTGCCCGCGCCGGACGTGCCGGTGGCGGCGACGATCACGGCCTCGGGCTCGGCGAGCCCGGCGGCGTACGCGGGGAAGAGGGCGAGCGAGACGGCGGTGGGGTAGCAGCCGGGTACCGCGACGCGCTTGGCCCCGCGCAGCGCGGCACGGGCGCCCGGCAGCTCGGGGAGGCCGTAGGGCCAGGTCCCGGCGTGCGGCGAGCCGTAGAACGTCTCCCAGTCACCGGCGTCCTCCAACCGGAAGTCGGCACCCATGTCGATGACGAGGACCTCGTCGCCGAGCTGCTCCGCGACGGCCGCGGACTGCCCGTGGGGCAGGGCGAGGAAGACGACATCGTGCCCGGCGAGCACTTCGGGGGTGGTCGGCTCGAGTACGCGTCCGGCGAGCGGGAGCAGATGCGGCTGGAGGCTGCCGAGCCACTGGCCCGCGTTGGAATTGGCGGTCAGGGCACCGATCTCGATCCCGGGGTGGGCGAGGAGCAGGCGGAGCAGTTCCCCGCCCGCGTATCCACTCGCTCCTGCCACTGCTGCTCGTACCGTCATCGGAACCCTCCATCGCTGATGGCATGACTATACGCAGCATCGCAGTTTTATGCAACGAGAAGAATCTTGCGACCGGCCGTTGATGTGCCTGAGCCGGCGAATGCCCTGAGTTGCCTCCGCTGCCGTTCTTCCCCTGCGATGCGGTCGCCAAGTCAAGCGGTCAGGACGGCCATAACGGTGCAACACGTGTGGTGCACGGGCTCGGCGGAAGGCACTCAGTAGGAGGCTGTCCGGGGAACGACAATCGGCGACCACCAGGCTCGCGGGCGCCGGTCGACCGGCCACCGGGTGGCGTGCACGCGGAGCCGTCCGTCGGGCGGCTCCGCGTACGACGCGTCGGGTTCAGTCGGTGATGTACCAATCGTTCTTGAGGTACTCCAGGGTGTAGCTGCCGAGGTCGCTCTCGGAGAAGGTTGTGGAAGCCCTGACCGCTTCGACCGGCATCTCGATCTTGTCAGGCGTGCGCACGGCGATGCGCTGCGGGTCGACCGTCGCGGTCAGCAGGGCCTTCTTCTGCGTGGGCGAGATCATCTGGAACACGGCGGAGTACGTCGACGTGCACGGGCCGGACCCCTGGTCCTGTGCCTTCTTCGCGGCGGGCCCGGCCACCTCGCAGACCGTGTCGATGTCCTCACGGCCCAGGGCGTGGAGGTACTGCTCGTACCGCTGGATCGCGCCCTCCTTCGTCCTGGGTGCGGGCTGGTCGCCGGTTGGCTCGGCCGACGGCTTCTCGGTCCGAGCGGACACGGACGGCGTGGCCGACGGCTCTTCGGCCGGCGTAGACGCGGACGGCCGCGAAGGCTTCGCGTCCGTGTCCTCCTTCGATTTCTCCGGACCGCACGCGCACGCCACCAGCGCCACACAGGCCGATACCGCCACGCTCACCATCGTCCGAGCTTTCATTCGGGTCCCCCATCACCAGCCGACAACACGTCAAGAGGTCACGCAGGATCCGGGGGAACGGTTCCCTGGCCACGCCCGACGCAGTGCGGAGCGGCCCGCGAAGCGCGCCGAGTCGCCCAACTCCTCTTCGATCCGGATCAGTTGGTTGTACTTCGCCGTGCGGTCGGAGCGGGAGAGCGAGCCGGTCTTGATCTGACCGCAGCCGGTCGCCACCGCCAGATCCGCGATGGTGGTGTCCTCCGTCTCGCCCGAGCGGTGCGACATGACAGCCGTCCAGCCCGCCTGGTGGGCCGTGGTCACCGCGGCCAGCGCCTCGGTC
This region includes:
- the argJ gene encoding bifunctional glutamate N-acetyltransferase/amino-acid acetyltransferase ArgJ; its protein translation is MSVTAAKGFSAAGIAAGIKENGNPDLALVVNNGPSRAAAGVFTSNRVKAAPVLWSEQVLKGGDVTAVVLNSGGANACTGPQGFQDTHATAEHVAEVLGGHSAGEIAVASTGLIGLLLPMDKVLAGVEKAAAELSAHGGEKAAIAIKTTDSVHKTAVAEAEGWTVGGMAKGAGMLAPGLATMLVVLTTDADLDAAVLDKALRDATRQTFDRVDSDGCMSTNDTVLLLASGASGISPRYEEFAAAVRTVCDDLARQLIGDAEGASKDIRIEVINAATEDDAVEVGRSIARNNLLKCAIHGEDPNWGRVLSAIGTTRAAFEPDQLNVAINDVWVCKKGSVGEDRELVDMRYREVKITADLAAGSESAVIWANDLTADYVHENSAYSS
- the argC gene encoding N-acetyl-gamma-glutamyl-phosphate reductase is translated as MTVRAAVAGASGYAGGELLRLLLAHPGIEIGALTANSNAGQWLGSLQPHLLPLAGRVLEPTTPEVLAGHDVVFLALPHGQSAAVAEQLGDEVLVIDMGADFRLEDAGDWETFYGSPHAGTWPYGLPELPGARAALRGAKRVAVPGCYPTAVSLALFPAYAAGLAEPEAVIVAATGTSGAGKALKPHLLGSEVMGSMSPYGVGGSHRHTPEMIQNLSAVAGERVAVSFTPTLAPMARGILATCSAKARPGTTAHDVRGAYEKALQDEPFVHLLPEGQWPATASVYGSNAVQIQVAYDEAAGRIIAISAIDNLTKGTAGGAVQSMNLALGLTEDNGLSTIGVAP